The genomic interval GTTTCGTCAATTAAATAAGTAGCTCTATAAGTTACGTTTGATCCTTCAAGGATTACAGTGTCAGTTTCTTCATTGTACTCAGAAGATTCGATATCTAAAATATCTAAGATTGAAGATAAGTTACGGTTTGTATCTGCCAAGATTGGGTACGTTACTCCTTCGATTCCACCGTTGTTTTTTGCTGTGTTTAACCAAGCAAAGTGAACTTCGTTAGTATCACATGAAGCACCAATAACGATTGTGTTTCTTTTATCAAATTCAGGTAAAGCAGCTTGAAAAGCGTGTAGTTCTGTTGGGCATACAAAAGTAAAATCTTTTGGGTACCAAAACAAAAGTACTTTTTTGTTGTTTTTTGTCGCTTCTTCAAAGATGTTTATTTTTAAGTTGTCACCCATTTCTGAGATAGCGTCAACTGCAATACTTGGGAATTTTTTTCCTACTAAAGACATAATATTATTTTTTATTATTAATTTCTGAGTGCAAAAATAAGGGATATCAGGAGTTAATAACAATCAATTGCAATTATATAAATTTATATGTTGATAGATTTTGATTATCTAAAGACGAATTGGATTCTTATGTTGTTTGTTATCAGTTGATTTGTAATTGTTGTTGGTGTTTTGGGTTGGCGATAATTTGAATTTATTTCCTGATGTTTTGGTAGTGGGTTTTGCGTGAGGGGGAGGAATAAGCTACCGAAGTAGCATGGATCACCCGACAGCGTCCCTGAACAAGGGCTTATCAGCGGTTGCTAAAGGAGCCCTTTTTTAGGGATGGTGGCACGCCCAAAGGGTTGGAATTATTTATTCTACGATTGGTTTTGGTGCTATTAACATTTTTATTTTGATTTGGAAGGCCGCAAAAATTAAAGTCGTGAAGGGACTCAGAATATTGAAAACGGCGTAGGGCAGATAATCTACTGTTGCTACGCCTAAAGTGCTAGATTGATAAGCGCCACAAGTGTTCCAAGGGATTAGTACAGAGGTAACGGTTCCTGCATCTTCGAGTGTTCGACTTAAGTTTTCGGGTGCTAGACCTTTTTTTTCATAGGCTTTGGCAAACATTTTTCCAGGAACTACAATTGATAGGTATTGGTCTGATGCTGTGATGTTTATAGCTAAACAACTTCCCACTGTTGAAGCAAATAAACCAAAGGTAGTATGTGCCATTTTTAATAAAGATTGACTGATTCGTGCTAATGCTCCGATGGCGTCCATGATTCCTCCAAAAACCATGGCGCAGATGATGAGCCAGATGGTGCCGAGCATTTTTTGCATTCCGCCAGAGGTAAACAAATCAGATAGGGTTTTGTTGCTGGTTGGTATAGTTACTTCGCGAGTTATGGCATTCATGACACCTTTGTAGCATGATTCAAAAGTCATTACTTTGACACCTGCAATTTGATTGAGGATTTGTGGTTGAAAGATAATTGCGAATAAAGCGGCTAATAATGTTCCGATTAAAAGAGCAATTAAAGGTTCTGTTTTTTTGATGATTAATCCAATTACAATTACGGGAACGACAAATAGCCAAAGTGAAACGGTAAATGTTTCATGTATGTCATTTAAAAGTGAACCAATATTTACATCTCCCTTACTTTCTACATTTAATCCCATTATGATGAAAATGATTAGGGTCAATAAGTAAGTAGGTATTGTTGTTAAGGTCATATAGCGAATATGTGTAAACAAATCCGTTCCAGCCATGGCAGGTGCTAAATTGGTGGTGTCTGACATGGGTGATAATTTATCCCCAAAATAAGCTCCTGAAATAACGGCACCAGCGACCATTCCTAAGTCAAACCCCAGTGCGCCACCCACACCAATAAGCGCAATACCAACGGTAGCACTCGTGGTCCAGGAACTTCCTG from Flavobacterium ovatum carries:
- a CDS encoding peroxiredoxin codes for the protein MSLVGKKFPSIAVDAISEMGDNLKINIFEEATKNNKKVLLFWYPKDFTFVCPTELHAFQAALPEFDKRNTIVIGASCDTNEVHFAWLNTAKNNGGIEGVTYPILADTNRNLSSILDILDIESSEYNEETDTVILEGSNVTYRATYLIDETGKIFHESVNDMPLGRNVNEYIRMIDAYTHIQEKGEVCPANWEAGKEAMSADRLSTAAYLSAN
- the nhaC gene encoding Na+/H+ antiporter NhaC — translated: METKIHRNKELSIGEALIPVLAIVILLGYNVYVFGDEALSGSNQFVLLLGGAIAAVVGFFNKVTFHKMMEEVANNIKSTVSAILILLMVGALAGTWLVSGIIPTMIYYGLQILSPAIFLPATLIICSIISIATGSSWTTSATVGIALIGVGGALGFDLGMVAGAVISGAYFGDKLSPMSDTTNLAPAMAGTDLFTHIRYMTLTTIPTYLLTLIIFIIMGLNVESKGDVNIGSLLNDIHETFTVSLWLFVVPVIVIGLIIKKTEPLIALLIGTLLAALFAIIFQPQILNQIAGVKVMTFESCYKGVMNAITREVTIPTSNKTLSDLFTSGGMQKMLGTIWLIICAMVFGGIMDAIGALARISQSLLKMAHTTFGLFASTVGSCLAINITASDQYLSIVVPGKMFAKAYEKKGLAPENLSRTLEDAGTVTSVLIPWNTCGAYQSSTLGVATVDYLPYAVFNILSPFTTLIFAAFQIKIKMLIAPKPIVE